From the genome of Streptacidiphilus sp. PB12-B1b:
GCGCGTCGCCCCGGCCGAGGGCGGCCACCAGCTCCAGGTCGGGGGCGGCCTCGACGGCGCGGACGGCCTCGGAGCCGATCCGGCCCTTGGCGCCGATCACCGCGACCCGCAGGTTGCTGCTCATGTGCGTGACTCCTGTGAGAGTGGGGTTCGGAACACGTCCTCGGCACACGTCCTCAGGACGCGTCCCGGGAAGCGTCTCAGGACACCGCTTCGCTGATCCGGGCGGCGCGCTTGCCGTTGACCGGGCCGATCACCGCCAGCGAGGGCCGGTGCGCGCCCAGCACCGTCGCGGCGACCTCGCGGACGTCGTCCAGGGTGACGGCGGAGATCTTGGCCAGCAGTTCGTCCACCGAGAGGTGGGTGCCGTAGCAGAGCTCGGCCTTGCCGACCCGGGACATCAGCGAGCCGGTGTCCTCCATGCCGAGCACGGTCGAGCCGGAGATCTGGCCGACGGCCCGCTTCAGCTCCTCCTCGGTGATGCCCTCGTCGGCGACCCGCTGCAGCTCCTCGCGGCAGATCTTCAGCACCTCCTCGACCCGCTTGGGCTGGCAGCCCGCGTAGATCCCGAACAGGCCGCTGTCGGCGAAGGCCGAGGAGTACGAGTACACGGAGTAGGCGAGGCCGCGCTTCTCGCGGACCTCCTGGAACAGCCGCGAGCTCATGCCGCCGCCCAGCGCCGAGTTCAGCACGCCCAGCGCCCAGCGGCGCTCGTCGCGGCGGGCCAGGCCGGGCAGGCCGAGGACGAGGTGCGCCTGCTCGGTGGGGCGGTCCAGGATCTGCACCTGCCCGGCGGTGCGCAGCGCCCGGGAGCCGCCGCGCGGCTCGGCCGGGACGGCGTCGGTGCGGGTGAGCGATCCGGCGAACGCCTTCTCGACCATGCGGACGACCTTGGCGTGGTCGACGTTGCCGGCCGCGGCCACCACCAAGTGCTCGGGGCGGTAGCGGCGCTTGTAGAAGCCGGCCACCTGGTCGCGGGTGAGCGCGTTGATGGTGTCGACGGTGCCCAGCACCGGGCGTCCCAGCGGCGAGTCGCCGTACATGACCTGCGCGAACAGGTCGTGGACGACATCGCCCGGATCGTCTTCGGTCATGGCGATCTCTTCGAGGACGACGTCGCGCTCGGTGTCGACGTCCTCCGGGCGGATCAGCGAGCCGGTGAGCATGTCGCTGACGACGTCTATGGCCAGCGGCAGGTCGTCGTCCAGGACCCGCGCGTAGTAGCAGGTGTACTCCTTGGCGGTGAAGGCGTTCATCTCGCCGCCGACCGCGTCCAGCGCGGAGGAGATGTCCAGGGCGCTGCGCCGCCGGGTGCCCTTGAACAGCAGGTGCTCCAGGTAGTGCGTGGCGCCGTTGAGCACCGGCGTCTCGTCGCGCGAGCCGACGCCGACCCAGATGCCGAAGGCGGCGGAGCGGACCGTCGGCAGGGAGTCGGTGACGATCCGAAGGCCCCCGGGCAGGACGGTCCGGCGGACCACGCCCGCTCCGTCGACGCCCTTGAGCAGGGTCCTGGTCGTTCCTGGCTGCTGCTGCGCTGCCGTGGGCTGTGCCACCGAATGCCTCCGGCTGGGAGATACGTGAAGGGGAGATGGGTTGGGGGTGCGGCCCCTTGAGAGGTGCAACCCCCGTGGGCTGCTGCCCCGACCCCCGGACAGGGGTACGGCCCGGGCCGCCGCCACAGTGGACGGCGGCCCGGGCCGCGACGGAACCGAGCCGTCGGTGAGCGTCTTACTTGGCCTCGGCCGCCTCGGCGGCCTCCTCGCCCTCGACCACGGGGATCAGCGAGAGCTTGCCGCGCGGGTCGATCTCGGCGATCTCGACCTGCACCTTGGCGCCGACCGCGAGCACGTCCTCGACGTTCTCCACGCGCTTGCCGCCGGCGAGCTTGCGGATCTGCGAGATGTGCAGCAGACCGTCCTTGCCCGGCATGAGCGACACGAACGCGCCGAAGGTCGTGGTCTTCACCACGGTGCCCAGGTAGCGCTCGCCGACCTCCGGCATGGTCGGGTTGGCGATCTGGTTGATCGTCGTACGGGCAGCCTCCGCCGAGGGACCGTCGACGGCGCCGATGTAGATGGTGCCGTCGTCCTCGATGGTGATGTCCGCGCCGGTGTCCTCCTGGATCTGGTTGATCATCTTGCCCTTGGGGCCGATGACCTCACCGATCTTGTCCACCGGGATCTTGATGGTGATGATGCGCGGCGCGAACTCGGACATCTCGTCCGGGACGTCGATCGCCTCGTTCATCACGTCCAGGATGTGCAGACGCGCGTCGTGGGCCTGCTTCAGCGCGGCGCCCAGGACCGAGGCGGGGATGCCGTCCAGCTTGGTGTCGAGCTGCAGCGCGGTGACGAAGGTCTTGGTGCCGGCGACCTTGAAGTCCATGTCGCCGAACGCGTCCTCGGCGCCGAGGATGTCGGTCAGCGCGACGTAGTGGGTCTCGCCGTCGATCTCCTGCGAGATCAGGCCCATGGCGATGCCGGCGACGGCGGCCTTGAGCGGCACGCCGGCGTTCAGCAGCGACATGGTCGAGGCGCAGACCGAGCCCATCGAGGTGGAGCCGTTGGAGCCGAGGGCCTCGGACACCTGACGGATCGCGTAGGGGAACTCCTCGCGGGTCGGCAGCACCGGCAGCAGGGCGCGCTCGGCGAGCGCGCCGTGGCCGATCTCGCGGCGCTTGGGCGAGCCCACGCGGCCGGTCTCGCCGACGGAGTACGGCGGGAAGTTGTAGTTGTGCATGTACCGCTTGCGGGTCTCCGGCGCCAGCGTGTCCAGCTGCTGCTCCATGCGGAGCATGTTCAGCGTGGTGACGCCCAGGATCTGGGTCTCGCCGCGCTCGAACAGGGCGGAGCCGTGGACCCGGGGGATGACCTCGACCTCGGCGGCCAGGGTGCGGATGTCGGTGACCCCGCGGCCGTCGATGCGGACCTTGTCCTTGATGACGCGCTGGCGGACCAGCTTCTTGGTCAGCGAGCGGTACGCGGCGGAGATCTCCTTCTCGCGGCCCTCGAACTGCGGGAGCAGCTTGTCCGAGGCCAGGCCCTTGACCCGGTCCAGCTCGGCCTCGCGGGCCTGCTTGCCGGCGATGGTCAGCGCCTGCGCCAGCTCCTCGGTGACGGCGGCGCTGAGCGCCTCGAACACGTCCTCCTGGTAGTCCAGGAAGATCGGGAACTCGCCGGTGGGCTTGGCAGCGGCAGCGGCCAGCTGGGACTGCGCGCGGCACAGCTCCTTGATGAAGACCTTGGAGGCCTCCAGGCCGGCGGCCACGACGTCCTCGGTCGGCGCGGTGGCGCCGCCCTTGACCAGCTCGATGGTCTTCGCGGTGGCCTCGGCCTCGACCATCATGATGGCGACGTCGCCGTCGGCCAGGGTGCGGCCGGCGACGACCATGTCGAACACGGCCTCCTCCAGCTCGCTGTGGCGCGGGAAGGCGACCCACTGGCCCTTGATCAGGGCGACCCGGACGCCGCCGATGGGGCCGGAGAAGGGCAGGCCGGCCAGCTGCGTGGACGCGGAGGCGGCGTTGATGGCCACCACGTCGTACAGGTCGTCGGGGTTGAGCGCCATGATC
Proteins encoded in this window:
- a CDS encoding polyribonucleotide nucleotidyltransferase, yielding MKEIFQVEDNTTHEAVAVIDNGSFGTRTIRFETGRLAKQAAGSAVAYLDDETMILSATSASKQPKDHFDFFPLTVDVEERMYAAGRIPGSFFRREGRPSEDAILTCRLIDRPLRPSFVKGLRNEIQVVCTIMALNPDDLYDVVAINAASASTQLAGLPFSGPIGGVRVALIKGQWVAFPRHSELEEAVFDMVVAGRTLADGDVAIMMVEAEATAKTIELVKGGATAPTEDVVAAGLEASKVFIKELCRAQSQLAAAAAKPTGEFPIFLDYQEDVFEALSAAVTEELAQALTIAGKQAREAELDRVKGLASDKLLPQFEGREKEISAAYRSLTKKLVRQRVIKDKVRIDGRGVTDIRTLAAEVEVIPRVHGSALFERGETQILGVTTLNMLRMEQQLDTLAPETRKRYMHNYNFPPYSVGETGRVGSPKRREIGHGALAERALLPVLPTREEFPYAIRQVSEALGSNGSTSMGSVCASTMSLLNAGVPLKAAVAGIAMGLISQEIDGETHYVALTDILGAEDAFGDMDFKVAGTKTFVTALQLDTKLDGIPASVLGAALKQAHDARLHILDVMNEAIDVPDEMSEFAPRIITIKIPVDKIGEVIGPKGKMINQIQEDTGADITIEDDGTIYIGAVDGPSAEAARTTINQIANPTMPEVGERYLGTVVKTTTFGAFVSLMPGKDGLLHISQIRKLAGGKRVENVEDVLAVGAKVQVEIAEIDPRGKLSLIPVVEGEEAAEAAEAK
- a CDS encoding pitrilysin family protein → MAQPTAAQQQPGTTRTLLKGVDGAGVVRRTVLPGGLRIVTDSLPTVRSAAFGIWVGVGSRDETPVLNGATHYLEHLLFKGTRRRSALDISSALDAVGGEMNAFTAKEYTCYYARVLDDDLPLAIDVVSDMLTGSLIRPEDVDTERDVVLEEIAMTEDDPGDVVHDLFAQVMYGDSPLGRPVLGTVDTINALTRDQVAGFYKRRYRPEHLVVAAAGNVDHAKVVRMVEKAFAGSLTRTDAVPAEPRGGSRALRTAGQVQILDRPTEQAHLVLGLPGLARRDERRWALGVLNSALGGGMSSRLFQEVREKRGLAYSVYSYSSAFADSGLFGIYAGCQPKRVEEVLKICREELQRVADEGITEEELKRAVGQISGSTVLGMEDTGSLMSRVGKAELCYGTHLSVDELLAKISAVTLDDVREVAATVLGAHRPSLAVIGPVNGKRAARISEAVS